Proteins co-encoded in one bacterium genomic window:
- a CDS encoding biopolymer transporter ExbD, giving the protein MWIRRRKRESPCPTEMIINSLVDIALCLVIGFMVAMPLFFETGLFVSAPSVKKVTGDEPTSDIKASVFLANDGSITLNEAPVTPERLAELLPKLIERSPTKRVVISSGDQVSYARVMRVLDLAKQNGAMDLALLRNRSAQ; this is encoded by the coding sequence ATGTGGATTAGACGTCGTAAACGCGAGTCGCCCTGCCCGACCGAGATGATCATCAACTCGCTGGTTGATATCGCCCTCTGTCTCGTCATCGGGTTCATGGTCGCCATGCCCCTATTCTTCGAAACCGGTCTGTTCGTATCCGCACCGAGCGTCAAGAAGGTGACCGGAGATGAACCGACCTCGGACATCAAGGCCAGTGTGTTCCTGGCCAACGACGGCAGCATCACGCTGAACGAGGCCCCGGTTACCCCGGAGCGACTGGCCGAACTCCTGCCGAAGCTGATTGAGCGCAGCCCGACGAAGCGCGTGGTCATCTCCAGCGGCGACCAGGTGAGCTACGCCCGGGTAATGCGGGTGCTGGACCTAGCCAAGCAGAACGGCGCCATGGACCTGGCGCTGCTGAGAAACCGGAGCGCGCAATGA
- a CDS encoding biopolymer transporter ExbD has translation MKPPPNLQIWPLAAVALVLVLIMMVISPLVVSLNSTPVDLPQTHSSERKVESARTITYTADGRLLVDDKPLADLQALADSVSVSVQKDPYVLVVVRADTTINSWKVLDILSTARRAGAQRIVCATKKFREGY, from the coding sequence ATGAAGCCGCCTCCTAATCTGCAGATCTGGCCGCTTGCGGCCGTGGCGCTGGTGCTCGTGCTCATCATGATGGTGATATCACCGCTGGTAGTCTCACTCAACAGCACGCCGGTCGACCTTCCCCAGACCCATTCTTCGGAGCGCAAGGTCGAGAGCGCCCGCACGATAACCTACACGGCCGACGGCCGGCTGCTGGTTGATGACAAGCCACTGGCGGACCTCCAGGCACTGGCCGACAGCGTCTCGGTATCGGTCCAGAAGGACCCTTACGTACTTGTGGTCGTGCGTGCCGACACCACGATCAATAGCTGGAAAGTGCTCGATATCCTGAGCACGGCCCGGCGCGCCGGTGCCCAGCGTATCGTCTGCGCGACCAAGAAATTCAGGGAGGGCTATTAA
- a CDS encoding energy transducer TonB translates to MSGSLLLTLPDRREHVGRMFGLCVVIALLLHGLFVAWLSMPHKSSGGGMTAASVDMENVHFADQTATPDAPTDMSYRPEVANVLPQAGAGGDAAGPDNAGAQAKMNVDQLDAGEAGGGDVLKVGDGKSLDDLLALPKAGGAGKPGVGYRIKQYPPTVPFYKVEVKPTPIKVPVPLYPDAVRTAGIEGSVVVEALLDLDGSVMDSRVQKSSGNEQLDEAACDAAKLAKFTPAKQRDNPVRVWISIPYHFTLH, encoded by the coding sequence ATGTCCGGCTCCTTGCTACTCACCCTGCCGGATCGACGTGAACACGTCGGCCGGATGTTCGGGCTGTGTGTAGTCATTGCACTCTTGCTGCACGGACTCTTTGTTGCGTGGTTGTCCATGCCTCACAAGTCGTCCGGCGGGGGGATGACCGCTGCCAGTGTGGACATGGAGAACGTCCACTTCGCCGACCAGACGGCCACGCCGGATGCCCCGACCGACATGAGCTACCGTCCCGAAGTCGCCAACGTGTTGCCTCAGGCGGGCGCGGGCGGTGACGCCGCAGGCCCGGACAACGCTGGTGCGCAGGCCAAGATGAACGTCGACCAGTTGGACGCGGGTGAGGCCGGCGGCGGCGACGTTCTGAAAGTAGGCGATGGTAAGAGTCTCGATGACCTGCTTGCGCTGCCTAAGGCCGGCGGTGCCGGCAAGCCGGGCGTCGGCTATCGTATCAAGCAGTACCCGCCGACCGTACCGTTCTACAAGGTCGAGGTCAAGCCGACGCCGATAAAAGTCCCGGTGCCGCTTTACCCGGACGCGGTTCGCACCGCCGGTATCGAAGGCTCGGTCGTGGTCGAGGCATTGCTTGACTTGGATGGTTCGGTGATGGATTCACGCGTCCAGAAGAGCTCAGGCAATGAACAACTGGACGAAGCGGCGTGCGACGCCGCGAAGCTTGCCAAGTTCACACCGGCCAAACAGCGAGACAACCCGGTAAGAGTCTGGATTTCCATACCTTATCACTTTACGCTCCACTAG
- a CDS encoding NADH-quinone oxidoreductase subunit L, whose protein sequence is MPTANVLLIIGVPLLGALTIPLVALFGRAARTVWANLLAFGTFASAALLIPQVLTGAQGTVLRTTALNFIGIHNLFQVDALALFVALASSGIGALIVLYSTGYIAHTDNETEYHTMVLLFIGSMMGLVFSANLIFLYIFWEIAGICSWRLIGYYRKPEYTRKADKAFVVTFMGASLMLFGFFMIFSRTQTFDIAALRGFPIGSVAMMLIFAGMIAKSATFPLHTWLPDAGIAPSTVTGLLHAAVLVKIGVYAFARLFCYTFTLPTYAPTLLGGIAIGSAFVAACAALVENDIKRILAYSTVSQLGYIFLGFAMLHNQVALSGSIFYFLAHGLGKAALFLCAGVIEHQTHTKDIRQLGGLIKTMPITAVVFLVSALSVIGMPPFAGFFSKFMVVAGTLQQGETALAVVAIGTAFLTLIYLLRVFNKVFLGEPTHPTVAEGTPSMLFVLSVFALLSLFGGLFVSGPMNLVRVAVTQIVAR, encoded by the coding sequence GTGCCTACAGCGAATGTCCTCCTCATTATCGGCGTGCCTTTGCTGGGTGCGCTGACCATTCCCCTAGTAGCGCTGTTCGGCCGAGCTGCCCGCACGGTATGGGCAAACCTGCTGGCATTCGGCACGTTCGCAAGCGCGGCCCTTCTCATACCGCAGGTCCTGACCGGGGCTCAGGGAACCGTACTCAGAACCACCGCGCTGAACTTCATCGGCATCCACAACCTCTTCCAGGTTGACGCGCTGGCTTTGTTCGTCGCCCTTGCCTCCTCAGGCATCGGCGCGCTGATTGTCCTCTACTCCACCGGCTACATCGCCCACACCGACAACGAGACCGAGTACCACACCATGGTGCTGCTCTTCATCGGCTCGATGATGGGCTTGGTCTTCTCGGCCAACCTGATCTTCCTGTATATCTTCTGGGAGATAGCCGGCATCTGCTCCTGGCGGCTCATCGGCTACTACCGCAAGCCGGAGTACACGCGGAAAGCGGACAAGGCGTTCGTGGTGACATTCATGGGCGCGTCGCTGATGCTGTTCGGCTTCTTCATGATATTCTCCCGCACGCAGACGTTTGACATCGCGGCGCTGCGCGGGTTCCCGATCGGGTCCGTGGCGATGATGCTCATCTTCGCTGGGATGATTGCCAAGTCAGCCACATTCCCGCTCCATACGTGGCTGCCCGACGCCGGCATCGCGCCCTCGACCGTCACCGGCCTGCTCCACGCCGCAGTGCTGGTGAAGATCGGTGTCTACGCCTTTGCCCGGCTCTTCTGTTATACCTTCACCCTGCCGACCTACGCACCAACCCTGTTGGGCGGGATTGCCATCGGCTCGGCCTTTGTCGCGGCCTGCGCCGCCCTGGTCGAGAACGACATCAAGCGCATCCTGGCGTACTCAACCGTCAGCCAGCTCGGCTACATCTTCCTCGGCTTTGCGATGCTCCACAACCAGGTCGCGCTGTCGGGAAGCATCTTCTACTTCCTTGCCCACGGACTGGGCAAGGCCGCGCTCTTCCTCTGTGCCGGCGTGATTGAACACCAGACCCACACCAAGGATATCCGTCAGCTCGGCGGCCTGATAAAGACGATGCCGATAACCGCGGTCGTCTTCCTGGTCAGCGCCCTCTCGGTCATTGGCATGCCGCCGTTCGCCGGGTTCTTCTCCAAGTTCATGGTCGTGGCCGGCACCCTGCAGCAGGGCGAGACCGCTCTCGCCGTAGTCGCGATTGGCACCGCGTTCCTCACGCTCATCTACCTCCTGCGCGTATTCAACAAGGTCTTCCTGGGCGAGCCGACTCATCCGACCGTGGCCGAAGGTACTCCCTCGATGCTATTTGTCCTCTCGGTCTTCGCGCTGCTCTCCCTGTTCGGTGGCCTCTT